CCTCGAGATCAAGGAACCGAGGAAGCGGCAGGCGGACCTTGCGGCCGCGCGAGACCGCGTGAACGCCTCGGGCCAGGTCGAAGTGAATGTTTTCACCCCTGCCACGCGGCACGATGTCCTGGCGGTGAAGTCGGACCGCGCGGACAAGGAGTACCGCGTCCTTGTTCGGTTTGCCTCTCCCGTGGACGAGGCAAGCCTTAAGAAGGAGTTGTCCATCTTGGAGGCGCAGCCGATCGCGCAGCGCACCCCGACCAGGGTGGTCCATCGGCGGGCGGACACGACGCGGCACCGTGCGGTGAAGAGGGCGGAGCTCCTCTCCACGGACGGGACCGTGGCGGAACTCCGGGTCACCGCGGAGGCCGGCTCGTACATCAAGGAGCTGGTCCACGGGGACCGCGGGAGGACCAAACCGTCCCTAGCGGACCTCCTCGGCGTGGCGTGCGAGGTGCTCGAGCTCGACGTCACGGACGTCCACGACAGCCGGTGAACGGAGCATGGTGAAAGCCTCCAAGGGAATCATGGAGAAGACGCGGCAGAAATACCGCCGCAGCCCGCGCGAGCGTGGGCTCTCGCCGATCACCCGCTCCTTCCAGCGGTTCGAGGTCGGGGACAAGGTCACGATCCTCATCGACTCCAGCGTGCAGAAGGGCTGGCCGCACAATCGGTTTCACGGGATGACCGGGACCGTGGTCGGAAAGCGGGGGCGTGCGTACCTGGTCGACGTCCGTTTCGGATCGCGCATCAAGCAAGGCGTGGCCCTGCCGGAGCACCTGCGCCGGGCCTAGGAGGGATGCGAGTGGAAGAGGAATACGTGTCCCTGTCGGAGCTCAAGATCATTCTGGAGCGGGAGAAGACGGCCCGTGGCGAGCTGACGCCCGAGCAGCAGTACGCCCTCTCCCACTCCGCCGCATTCGCCCGGATCGCGCCGGAGAAGGTCCCCGCGATGGTCAAGGAGCTCATGGAGGTCCCCATGATGTCCCTGGCCAACGCGGTCAAGATCGCGGACGTGCTCCCGACGCACCTGGACGACGTGCGCGCGATCTTTGCCAAGGAACGGTTCGCCCTCTCCAAAGAGGATGCCGAGAAGGTCCTGGAGATCGTCAACAAGTACCGTTGACCGAGGCGATTTCCGTGGAAGACTATGCCCGCATCCTCGACTATCTACCGCAAGGTCATCCCGACCAGTCCAAGTACCACCGGGAGCCGCTGGCGTACGCTCTGGGAGAGGACGAGTTCAAGCTGTTCGAGCTCGTGCCCAAGGAAGGCGCGGAGCTCGCCGTCGGATCGAGGGTGTACATCGGGAAGGAGATCGACCTTCGCAAGGAGATCCTCCACGTGAAACGCCGCGTCTCCTACGAGGAGCTGACCGTGGGCGCCCAGAAGGAGCTCTCCTTCGTCGTCGCGGAGATCGTCAAGGAGAAGGAGCCCCGGTTCATCGACTTCTTCAACAAGGCCCAAGCCATCACGACCCGCTTCCACATGCTCGAGCTCCTGCCCGGTCTCGGGAAGAAGACCATGTGGGCCATCCTCGAGGAGCGCAAGAAGGGGCCGTTCAAGGACTTCGCGGACTTCGAGAAGCGGGTGTCGAGTGTCCACCACCCCGAGAAGCTGATCGCGAAGCGCATCGAGATGGAGATCTCGGACCCCACGCAGAAGTACCGCCTGTTCGTCGCCCGCTAGCCGACGGGGGGTCGCGGGAGGGCCGACGCGTGAATCTCCGGCGTCCCGCGTTCTGGCTTCTCGTCCTCGGGGTCATCGCCGTCGACCTCTGGTGGTCGGGCACGCCGCCCACGTTCGAGCTCTGGTGGATTCCCCTGTTCCTGGTGAATGCCGTGTGTCTGGGGCTCGTCCTGTGGCCCCTGATCCGGGGCCGGCCCTAGCCGCGGGCCGCTACGCCTTCGCCAGCGGTGCCTCGACGCGGGCGCAGTCCTGCTCGGAGAGGCCGAGTTTCTTCCGAAGGACATCGAGGAGCTCACGACTCGCGGGCGGGATGGGCCCGTGCTCAAAGGCCTCGATGGCGACCGCGCGGTAGATCCCCTCACGGTTGGCCAGGACCTCCTCGACGACCTGCGTCTCGATCCGCTCGTGCTCCTCCTTGGAGATCCCGAGGTGCTCCCGCAGCTGCTCGATGAGGAGCCGCTCCGTCGCGGTCACGCGCCCGTCCTTCCAGGCCGTCATCACGGCGCGGGTGTAGTCCTCGATGTCCTTGACCCGCTCGTCCATCTCCCGCTTTCGGCGCTCGTCGATGCCGTTCAGGTACTGCAGGTCGAGCG
The window above is part of the Thermoplasmata archaeon genome. Proteins encoded here:
- a CDS encoding 50S ribosomal protein L21e; its protein translation is MVKASKGIMEKTRQKYRRSPRERGLSPITRSFQRFEVGDKVTILIDSSVQKGWPHNRFHGMTGTVVGKRGRAYLVDVRFGSRIKQGVALPEHLRRA
- a CDS encoding DUF655 domain-containing protein translates to MEDYARILDYLPQGHPDQSKYHREPLAYALGEDEFKLFELVPKEGAELAVGSRVYIGKEIDLRKEILHVKRRVSYEELTVGAQKELSFVVAEIVKEKEPRFIDFFNKAQAITTRFHMLELLPGLGKKTMWAILEERKKGPFKDFADFEKRVSSVHHPEKLIAKRIEMEISDPTQKYRLFVAR
- a CDS encoding RNA polymerase Rpb4 family protein produces the protein MEEEYVSLSELKIILEREKTARGELTPEQQYALSHSAAFARIAPEKVPAMVKELMEVPMMSLANAVKIADVLPTHLDDVRAIFAKERFALSKEDAEKVLEIVNKYR